TACAGATTCTGTACTGCTACTTTTCACTAATTATATAAGCTGTTAACAGTTTATCTTTTTTAATATTCAATGACAAAAGATGATCTACTGTCACATTTGACTTCACTGTTGACATTTGATCTGTTTAAGTGCACCGAGTACAGCTTATCCAGTGTAACTATAACTATAATTAGGATTCCATACAAATCGCCAGGCTGTGTCCCTAACAGCTCTTTTGATAAGTCGTCAAATATGTAATCGCCTGCAAATATGTGTCTCTGTACTTTTGTCggtttatatacatatatgtacattgataGCCAAAAGTCCAGTCGTGTGGATGATTTTTATCTCATGCTTAGGGGAAAAACGAAAACCAAACTCTACACAACTGGATTGTAAGCATTGAAAAGTTATCTGAGATGTCTACAAAGTAACTGTTGTTGTATTTATAGTCACTTATTAATGAAACAACTGTACTGGTCTTCTTTATCTGagctatcatcatcatcatcatcatcatcatcatcatcatcatcatcatcatcatcaacaacaacaacaacaacaacaccaacaacaacaacaccaccaccaccatcatcatcatcatcatcatcatcatcatcatcatcatcatcatccgaTCGAGCTAAAGCGGGCACTTTTGACAATTTCTCTCCATTGCTCTTATCCTGAAACCTAATTTCTAATTTCCGAATTCGATTTTAAAGCATGCAATCGTTTAattgaatatttcaacaaaGCATTCTTTGGAAGTGCAATCCGTTGTGCTTGAATAAGTATTGGTCAGGTTAAACATATGCATTACATCAAAGTTCAGCAGTTAGCTTTGTTCCTGTAAGAGGTAGGATTCGCATTAATTGTAATGTCCCCTTTTTAGATAGTTATATTCCTCTCTGATTCACCCTCATTAATGTTTCAAATGGGCTCTCAATCCCATTTAATATTAAGGGGACACTTTTCAGTTAACGGGACACTTTTTATACAACGAAATTGTCCTCAAACTCTTTAACCACGAATAAAACTGTCTGCATTGTTGTTAACTATTTCAATTTGACACTTTCTCCACCTTGTCATCTGTTGCAACCAACCCGTAAACACATGTGCTGCCACGCCTCAGACAGCACATGTTATTCAataaagtgtgtgtaaaaataGTCTCAAGCTGGATCAGGTCTCGAACACAGTATGTCTAGCTCTAACGACTAAATGGACTCGTACCGGTACTAGAACTATCAAATATATCGTAAATTTATACTAAAAATATAACAATCACATGAAGATGGATGTTGTAAATCATGTGGACAACATGGTAGTTTTAATAATCAAAAACCCCATTAAACGAACACAGGTGGGAAAGATTTATGGAATGTTTGTTATACTGTGGAAGGTTCCTATTATAAACCAATTGTTGGTAAGGGGCTAATGTTTAACTGGCTGGGGAGACAGTGTTACTCCCGGGGGAGGGAGTCATGTCTAAAACCACCGCTTAAAGTGAGGGGGTCATAAGGAAGTAatgatttattatttattaaacaCATATGGTaatgtttttttattcatttccaAAAGTTATTTgcaatatagaaatatagatTAAATAAATCACGATTGTACgattgtacatattatatactgTTATTCCTAGCGGTCTTCAACATTAATTATTCATCGGTATATCTCTggaaatttgaatatcattatagaagcacaagccgagtttatacatgtatacgcGTCGTGTGtaatgcatatttaaaaggtactcacattaTTATACCTATTGAAGAaacacttgcaattaactgaactcaaacccggtattaagatataacttataaacaatctaatgacgtcatttattgTACTTACGtataaaaatgttcaggaaatccctactatgcaatcaactgttctaacaatgccagaagacaattgtattgttatagaagacatgcatttatattaacattatactggaatagtTATAATCAAGGTTTGTGTAAGTATTTTgatttgagtaaaaagcttataaactcagcttgacCCTCTTTGAATATAAAAGTTTGTATCTTCCTTTCTCAATAATGTATTACCTCTTTGTTTTTCTAGATTGTTTTCCAAGCTATTTTCTAACTCTACCAAGGGCAGTATTTGTATAAACAATAAATGTGTGTTGTAAATAAACCGACAGATGCCAGTAATTACTCATGGACACGTATCACGGTTTGGTGAACACACGGTGCACATTTCCGTAGCCTTAACATAGGTTGCCCGTTGGATACTGTGCCAGcttatatatattaacaatttGAATTAATATTAATAGTGCCAAATCAGCTGGAgaaattatataataatataacaaCTTTTGTTGCCCTCATGCCCCCTGCCCAAAtcacacattttacaaatacaaaaatatgttacGGGACACAAAAAGAATAAACGATAAAGAGGaagaatatatgaatatattaaacgAATTCTTTTTCGTAATGTGGATCCTTTGTACACAAATATTGCCATGTTAAAGAATTCTTACTGTATAACATGACATGAGATATTAAAATTTGTATATCAGTGGATCACTGTACAACCATTTCGGTATTTATTGTCCTTAAATTGTGGTACAGGAGGCTGAAATAAGTAAAATTCAGCCTCGCCCTCTGTTGTATCttcagaatgaaaaaaaaagatattggGAATAATGTATTTATACCTCCTCAAGTATTATTCTTGAATTATCAGGAAAAATAATGTAACTTTTAACTTATATTTCAACAACCGTGGACAAAATGACAGTTTCCtgcgacattttgtctaaataaaatgGACTAAtctgccaccatacagacatcaaatgcagatatcaaaacattggcgccggCATGTCTGTGTCTGATTGCAGTACGGTTAAATAGTTATtatcatttagacaaaatgtagcaagaaattgcaatcttgctatcttttAGTGTAGCATGTAAGTAGGTAAGTACGTacgtaagtaagtaagtaagtaagtaagtaagtaagtacgtaattttattatagtgacatgaggtaatAAAATACCTCCCAGCCCATCGGGCTTATAAATCACCTTGAACATAAAAAAGGATACATTGACAATATAGAGAGGTTATAGTGAAAAAAGGAAAAGAAGTAACTGTACATACagtttgagaatttttttttagcatgtgtagtttctgaTTGGTTTCTGCGTCGCTGTATTaaacagagccactgaacaCCAACATTTAAAAGGCACTACGACCGCAGACAGCACGAAACAGATGCGAcggatatacatacatgtactgggaAACTTCTTGAGATAATTGCTTTAAAAAACGAAGTCTCAATTTCTAACACTCTGTTAATAATGATTTTAAATCTAGAAATGCATGGTTTTCAAAAGAAGGACGTTTTTGTGGAACTGGGCTTAACCTTTTCCTTCAGGGCCGGCAAgattcttgcaacattttgccTACAAAATTCGAATACTTActcaaaattaattttcttttgatgGATTAAAAACAGCAGTAGATTGACTACGCCACAAGTAAAATCACATTCAATGACATGAAATGATTGATATATCTAAAGAAATATCTAAATGTATCCTTACCTGGGATATGGTCCGTACAAGTTCGTGTTTTAAAAAAACGTTAAGCGTGGTATAGATGGGTAAAGGTATTCATTAACATATGCTAATTGGGTAAGCGACTTTCTATTGGTGGAAGCTGTTTTTGAAATGGATTCGTATTAGTAAGTCACGGAAATAGTGTATACATGCCCACAATagacatgtatgttatttttgtattggTATTAGAATTAAATGATTCATAGCTTTAGAATTATTTGAAGGTTAGGACTTCATCAaaatctatcaatatatatttcttatACTGTTACATTTGTAGCTTATCATTACACTTTGTGTGTGAAGAGCCAGCCAGCGCAGAAAGACTGCCTGCCTTCCTtcctgactaactgactgactgactgactgactgactgattaagagctgactgactgactgactgactgactgactgacttacttacttacttactgactgactgactgactgatagatagacagacagacagacagacagacagacagacaatgtgATTTTGAGTTTTTAAGATGACGTCATAGCACAGATACAACAACGTAAAAGTTATCATATATGCAAATGGACGTTATTAATCGCTATATTGATGTGATGCTACCTATGTAAACGGGAAACATGTGTCGGATTTATCAATGATTTAAGTCTACAACATGTGCTATCACATGACTAACTCCAATGTATGGTATTTAGGCTATTTTCAGGACAAAATGGTACTTTAGCTTTCATAAACGTGTATAATTTTACACAGGTTGTATTGTCATCATTGGACGATAACACGTGACAGTACTCTTCATGTGAAAATgcaatatgtatgtctgtatgtatgtatgtatgtatgtatgtatgtatgtctgtatgtctgtatgtatgtatgtatgtatgtatgtatgtatgtatgtatgtaacatgtatgtatgtatgtatgtatgtatgtatgtatgtatgcagggtatgtttgtacgtatgtatgaatgtatgtatgtatgtatgtatgtatgtatgtatgtacgtacgtatgtttgtatgtatgtatgtatgtatgtatgtatgtatgtatgtatgtatgtatgaatgtatgtatgtatatatatatttatatatatatatatatatatatatatatatgtgtgtgtgtgtgtgtgtgtgtgtgtgtgtgtgtgtgtgtgtatgtgtgtgtgtttgtgtacatgtttgcgtatgtgcatgtgtgtgtgtttgatacATTCCAGACCTTTGATTGAAAGCTAGCCATATTGGTGAGAAATGGGTATCTATGTTGggttttttatttaaataaaatcaacaaaagacgcatgcgctgaatgGACATGTCGCATTTCTTTAACAATATGCTTCACTATTTGCTTTGCTtcaatttttgtatttgtaaacttgacTTTTATTTCTTTACTTATTTCTACGTGCTGTGAGACAGCCAAGACGTTTTAATTATTCTTTTAACTTCCACCAATGTCATGATAAAACAATTCGCAGCCTCCCCCTCAAGCCGCTTCGATCATCACAAAATGGCAAGCCCCCTTCATTCTCCAGTTTTCACATACCACCTCCCTCGACACACATTTTTCCCAAGCCCCCTCTCTGCCGTAAACTAAACAGGGTTGGTTAGGCAAGTAGATGTATATAAccaacaaatgaatacattgtcTACCTGGCAGCaagaccacacctatagcaataACCAAATGATGTGTATATGGCAAAAATAGCAGGGGTAGTTGGGCAAGAAGATGACTATTTATTTGTtaatgacatatatatataatcacccAGCTACAAAGACACTACATATAACAACACTAACAAAATGGTTCACATCGCATGGGTGACAACAAGGATGGATTTGCATGTAGATAAACATTTCTTAAAATTTTTAACAAACTTTACAGTTCCGCTACATTGCCATTGGCGCTAATGTCCTGTCTGATATGCACCGTTCATTACTATGCACACAAACAATTGTCCTTGTCTCCTTGTCCGtgttatgtatgttatgttgATTTGACCTCGAAATGTACGTAAACAAGTAGAGATGGGCGGTACATGTGAACAATATACGTATACTGTTGTTGGACACATGAAGGGACATAATGTTTGCTGCTATTACACGGTTCGTTTTTCGTTGTAGGCCAATATTTTCAAATGCTTTGGTTCAAACTACACGAAATAGTACTTGGTGTACGATACACCTTTTCAAAAGAACGTCTGACAGCATTGGAACGGAAACACAAGTAAAAGCTATTGTAAGGTCACTCCACTTACAACGGGGTTCGCCATTAACTACGTGTGTCGCCAAAGCAGTGAGAACATGCGATTCTGAAAAGGTGGTCGAGTTAACATGGGAAGATGCTGTTGTGTTGAAATACCCATATGTATGGCTGAGAGTCAATTGTAGGTGTACGCAATGCTACCACAGTGCTTCGGGAAGTAAAATAGCATCGATCGAGGACCTTGACGTAGACATAGCACCAAGGAGAGTGTATTTATCGGAAAATAAGCACCAGTTGAACATTGTATGGGCGGACGACCACTACTCCTGCTTTGAAGTTTCGTTTTTAAGGAATTTTCAGTCTAAGAGCAGGGGGCGTAGTAAGGACGTTCGGTTGTGGGGTTCAGAACTTACAGACAAAATACCAACTTTCGAGTTTCAAAGTCTCCTAAACGACGATGGACATTTGTTGAGTTACCTTGAAGAATTACGAGACGGTGGACTGACCTTAACAAAAGGTTTACCTGTCAAAGAGGGACATGTAGAGAAAATCGCAAATCGCATTTCTTTTATAAAACAAACCTCTTATGGGTAAGTATTCTTCATTCCATAAAACCACTTCTTTAACTTCGTATAATATAGAATTAGTATTCAAACAATAAgcaatactatatatattggtGAAAATTCTGTATTCATCGGTGTCGGTGATACCATGGATCTATtcataatagatccatggtagTAAAAACACACATGATCGAAGCCATTGACATCCGAGCATACAAACCATCACTAAACAGAGAGAGGGCGATAAAACTTCCTATGacccaataaataaataaatttcttccttgtctgtggtgcaAGTAACtaccacaatttttttaattaactcaacaagttgaatacacaaagacACCATTTACATGTTTATACCCCAAAGATCAGCTTTCTTTTtgtaccttgacctttgactttgacctccatattcaaggtcaaatagcaagtTTTGTATCTACAGACACCATTTGAATTCGCACAATAACATTGGCATAATTTCTTCTTCTTGGGGcaatttcttttctcttttttggtattttttaacAATCATTGACTGTGATATACATGTGAAAGTATCTCCTGTTGGACTTCTTCATTTAATAGGTCAACAGTTTCACTGAAATGTGACGTCACAGCAGACTATCTTGGAAATACTGCACATAGACTTAGTTTGCATACGGACATTGCATACCAAAAATATACACCTGGGGTAAGTATCAGTGTAATAAAACGTATTGCGTTTGTATCAAATctaattaaatattttcatagaGACGTCgtacaatgtattcatatatatatatatatatatatatatatatatatatatatatatatatatatatatatatatatatatatatatataattgactgggtgttgataaaaccacataaaagtgctcaatacggttgagagcgaattatatacaggttttgtaaatttgaacaaaattacatgctattgaccctacagaactgtttcgtgaggtgtgtattcctcacatcaggggtagaattgaatatatatatatatatatacctgtttcaGAAGTACGAATATAACGACTAACCTCACTCTCATAGGTGATAttattacactgtatacaaCAATGCGACAGTGGAGGTGAGAGCATATATGCTGATGGTTTCAAGACCGTCCTACAATTACAAGAAGAAAACCCCCAGGATTTCGCTACACTTTGCAACACTCACTGTGACTTTGTCCACAAAGGTGGCGGTATGGACGGGTATTACCATAAATGGTCATCGCCAACATTTAGGTAATGAATGCACAGTGTTATTCAAAaagttatgtttgaaatatgaatagCCAATAAGAAGCTTGTGTATGTGAATGTACTGTCACATGGTATTCAACAATCTGTGTTACAATACGGCTAAATCCACTCTGCAACAAAAAACCCAGATTTGCAGTATATTATCTGGACACCCAATCCATTCTTACTATAGCATAAAGTATACGCATTTCAAGCAACAACGAGCAGAAAACATTTGCAATATTTTAAGGGGAGTTGCTGCTCAAACACTCAACGTCAAAGTTGGCAAATAACTTGTCAAAGACCTATTTGAAaagctaaaaataaaatgacatttgccgTTTTCTTCAGTGATTTACTGATTTCTGTACAAACATCATTTCATGTCAACTTGTAAACTTTTAAAGGAACTCATGATGTTACCACAGATATACAGGACGATTGTTTAAAGGAATAAATTAAACAGTAGAAACACAAGTAAGTGAAAGCTTCAAAATAACCCTGTTATTCCTGATTTCTCTGTTAAGTTTTGATAGACATGGAGATCTGGCTGAGGTACGCTATAGCAATGCCCTGCACGATGTAAGGCTACATATGCCACTTGAGAATGTATATCCTTTCTACAAAGCCATCAAAACGTATGACAACATACTCCATAGCCCAGATAATATGGTTATATACAAAATGGAaccaggtatgtatgtatgtatgtatgtatgtatgtatgtaggtacttaggtaggtaggtaggtaggtaggtaggtgtgtgtgtgtgtgtgtgtgtgtgtgtgtgtgtgtgagtgcatgcgtatgtatgcgtgtgttcatgtatgtatgtatgtatgtatgtatgtatgtatgtatgtatgtatgtatgtctttggAACAAATTGCCACTGGAGCTTCGACAGACACCCACAGTCAAAGCCTTAAGGGAGAACCTTAAAATATACTTGTTTGCGAAAGTATTCAATAGTTAACTGTACAGCGCCCCAGAACTCTATACTACTTCGTATTCGATACAGACGCTTTATAAATTTTcagaagtatgtatgtatgtatgtatgtatgtatgtatgtatgtatgtatgtatgtatgtatgtatgcagcgtgcatgtaatttatgtatgtacgtgtatgttgAAAggttattgtattgtattgcagttattgtattatattatgtcatgtcGTGTCTTGTTGTATTGCActgtattacattgcattgttacttttattgtattgtattgtattgtattgtattgtattgtattgtattgtattgtgtaaaCATGTATGCTAACaaacacatagacatacatacagtaatatTGTGCATATATCTATCAGTATTTGTTTACCCATAAATATTGAacattaattattgaaaatccACACGATCTGTTTTTCTTGGCAGGTGACCTGATTATGCTTGACAATACAAGGGTATTACATGGTAGAATGGGTATACACGTGACTGAAAATGCAATACGACACCTTGTACTTGCCTACATGGATTGGGACAATATATCGTCAAAAATGAGAACTTTACGTGAGAAGTTAGAATTGCCATTTCACgattattgaaatgtatttattggGCTATATTTTGTACTGAGACACATAGATTAATAAACTACTAAAGATGATTAGTTTTCACACAGACCTATGGCCTTATTGGCATACATATCTTATTTCAAATTTGGGGTGAATCTATCCCACACCAGCACATGGACAAAGTCTCTcccgaacacacacacacacacacacacacacacacacacacacacacacacacacacacctcctctggaggcgatcaggctaaaaacgtaaacatctactacgaaggtcaattcaagctaagtaacgatggtaagatagcaatgcacgattagccgacatctacatcggattttaatcagattgaacagaaTCAAGAGTTTGTACTGTGTGAAACTGATGGTGGTTGGTATTTGcaatttttgtgtttccctcctttcattttttccttacttatattatatttcattatatctTTATATGGTTATGTCAGTACAATTTTATTCTCAATAAATTGGAATGTGATGAAACATGTTTTAGAGCTGTCTTTCCTAAAATCTAAAATTGCATTACAAGGGAGGACATGACGATTATCCGGTGACTATATATTTACCAGCCAACAATTTCAACCATGTACAAAGAGACGCATTCATGGACCAACTGGTAAAACTAACAAGTGTGCAATCGTCGTAAATTAGAGGTGTTCATTCTTGTAGCTGTCATCTGGAGTTTTTTGTAAGGACTTGGCAGACTTCGCATATGCACAGATGTCCAACATCATAATTGAACTTATGTTCTAAATTGCACCGTAATAAGCAAGCGAGACAATCGTTTATTGTTGTTAGTAGTCAAACTTCtagttacattattacaatttgATTTCAACTGGCACACCATTTTGATTGACTGGTTTAAAGGGTACATCATCATTTTGATTGGCTGATTTCAACGAACaccattttgattggttgatttcaaATGGTACATCATTTTGATTGGCTGATTTCAACTGGAACACCATTTTGATTGGCTGATTTCTACTGGTACATAATTTTGATTGGCTGATTTCTTCTGGTACATCATTTTGATTGGCTGATTTCAACTGGAATACCATTTTGATTGGCTGATTCATGAAAGGCAATAATTGTTGCAATGACCTTTTTACTCAAATCTAATGACAGCCTTTGAGGTTTACCATCCAATACTGTGTCTTCAAATGCCACTATTTCTGATTTGAAGGGATTTATATTTTGGACAGTAATTTCTTGCACTGGTTGGCCCTCTATCTGTAATTCAAATGAGTTGGCTATGTCTCCTGTGTCTGGATGGTAACAGAGTGGTCTGTTTGACTTAATTCTTCCCTTTGTTCCAGCAATCTCAAAGGATGTTGACGTTGGGGAAATGATGCTTGAAGTTACACTTCCCTGTACTCCACTATCATACTGCATTAGTCCATGGAATAGTGCATCAACACCACTGGAATACAAGAAAATTTTGtcatacaaatattaatatattaaaggAAATGAAATGAGTAGTATttacggtgggggggggggggcatagaATAGTATGGGGTGCAAAGGGGccttaaacacacacacacacacacacacacacacacacacacacacacatacatacatacatacatacatacatacatacatacatatcaaattcttttatttccaacttacatgagcatagcatgtacaggtaaagtatttacataattcctttatagaatacacacacaataccttgcaggaaatcatacTGACTAGTGAACGAGTTTCTCTTGGTCACTTATGACAAACGTTCACGTGATATCTGGTTGTTATAGTACCTACATCTCAATCTCTAAATTTTGTAAGAACCTATTATTGAGcttacactacaatatttggtgatggatttggaattccttctatttaaaccagctttgatcaaaccacttgtggttttatgatgtacatttccgagacttccaatgacaataactattatttctgaacGAAAGCCTATAGTGTTTATTTCTAGGGagagtggaaaatatttgtcgaacttcttctgaaaacacaatgaaatatgtgCATCAAAGGGTACGGACACTTcaactaatattgcatgtttgttcTGAAAGTTTTAGTGTTAATGCCATACTGAATAGAAGTATCTACATCTTACAAGCGTTATTTCTCATGTCATAAAGTAATGAAGTTGAAGTCCTCCCAATCTTTTTGTGATGCAAAGGAGTAGTGTGTGGAAAATATGATCTCACCTTTTGGTTGTCTGTTTAAAAGCAGTGACTGTTTGTGGAGCTGAGTCCATCAATGCCAACATAAACATTACTGGATAGCAGCCTACACTCCATAGAGAACCTCCATACAACTCTGGTCTGTTTATGATTGCATCAGAAGAACCAACAAATCGAAAGTCATATCCACCACTCATATGGACTATTTCACCTATAATGCCTGGATAACAAGAATATTTACAcaattaatacatttaatgttcTCTAGCTAGTTTGATGAGACTTATACCATGGAGTGAAATATGTGGCAGATTTAATTCATAATGAGTGAAAAGAAAttcaatgtttttaaaaaatattttgtacacagtttgtaaattttgatgaaacgtGGTGTAAACTAATGAATCCGATATGAAAATTATGCATGtctgcgtgtatgtatgtatgtatgtatgcatgtatgcatgtctatgcatgtatgtctatgcatgtatgtctaagtatgtatgtatgtatgtctgcgtgtatgtatgtatgtatgtatgtatgtatgtatgtatgtatgtatgtatgtctgcgtgtatgtatgtatgtatgtatgtatgtatgtatgtatgtatgtatgtatgcatgcatgcatgcatgcatgtgtgtatgtatgtatgtatgtatgtatgtatgtatgtatgtttgtatgtatgtatgtatgtatgtatgtatgtatgtatgtatgtatgtatgtgtgtatgtgtatgtgtgtctgtgtatgtatgtatgtatgtatgtatgtatgtatgtatgtatgtatgtatgtatgtatgtatgtatgtatgtatgtctgtctgcgtgtatgtatgtatgtatgtatgtatgtatgtatgtatgtatgtatgtatgtatgtatgtatgtatgtatgtatgcatgcatgcatgcgtgtatgtatgtatgtatgtatgtatgtatgtatgtatgtgtgtatgtgtatgtgtatgtgtgtctgtgtatgtatgtatgcatgtatgtatgtatgtatgtatgtatgtatgtatgtatgtatgtatgtatatatgtgtatatgtgtgtgtacgtaggtgggtgggtaggtaggtaggtaggtaggtatgtgggATGGATTGTTTAAATGGATGGATCAATTACATAACAGAATCCACCTACCTGATTGTAACTTATCCTTAATTGCAAGGAATTGTGGGTGATGTGGATGAACTTGTGCTTCAACAATGGTTACTTTGT
The Glandiceps talaboti chromosome 23, keGlaTala1.1, whole genome shotgun sequence genome window above contains:
- the LOC144452963 gene encoding putative oxidoreductase ORF334; the encoded protein is MAMLKWGVLSCSNINKRFIPALKQCARSELVAIASRDIQKAQSHAKEYHIPKAYGSYQDLLNDKEINVVYIPLPNSMHAEWTVKAAQSGKHCLVEKPLVTKVSDVELLQSAAKENKVTIVEAQVHPHHPQFLAIKDKLQSGIIGEIVHMSGGYDFRFVGSSDAIINRPELYGGSLWSVGCYPVMFMLALMDSAPQTVTAFKQTTKSGVDALFHGLMQYDSGVQGSVTSSIISPTSTSFEIAGTKGRIKSNRPLCYHPDTGDIANSFELQIEGQPVQEITVQNINPFKSEIVAFEDTVLDGKPQRLSLDLSKKVIATIIAFHESANQNGIPVEISQSK
- the LOC144453150 gene encoding gamma-butyrobetaine dioxygenase-like, whose protein sequence is MFAAITRFVFRCRPIFSNALVQTTRNSTWCTIHLFKRTSDSIGTETQVKAIVRSLHLQRGSPLTTCVAKAVRTCDSEKVVELTWEDAVVLKYPYVWLRVNCRCTQCYHSASGSKIASIEDLDVDIAPRRVYLSENKHQLNIVWADDHYSCFEVSFLRNFQSKSRGRSKDVRLWGSELTDKIPTFEFQSLLNDDGHLLSYLEELRDGGLTLTKGLPVKEGHVEKIANRISFIKQTSYGSTVSLKCDVTADYLGNTAHRLSLHTDIAYQKYTPGVILLHCIQQCDSGGESIYADGFKTVLQLQEENPQDFATLCNTHCDFVHKGGGMDGYYHKWSSPTFSFDRHGDLAEVRYSNALHDVRLHMPLENVYPFYKAIKTYDNILHSPDNMVIYKMEPGDLIMLDNTRVLHGRMGIHVTENAIRHLVLAYMDWDNISSKMRTLREKLELPFHDY